The following coding sequences lie in one Pseudorca crassidens isolate mPseCra1 chromosome 2, mPseCra1.hap1, whole genome shotgun sequence genomic window:
- the ZNF691 gene encoding zinc finger protein 691: MGSEKEQSPERHLPEEGERGNKPWRVDDSEGSWIPDGEKEHGQASLPEGPQGLYPEKPPQDVTVPAGEPEDLSAHPRHEADEKPFICAQCGKTFNNTSNLRTHQRIHTGEKPYKCSECGKSFSRSSNRIRHERIHLEEKHYKCPNCEESFRRHSDLTTHQQDHLGRWPFRCDICGKSFSQSSALAAHYRTHLEPAPYICCECGKSFSNSSSFGVHHRTHTGERPYECAECGRTFSDISNFGAHQRTHRGEKPYRCTLCGKHFSRSSNLIRHQRTHQGEQAGKDSS, from the coding sequence ATGGGCAGTGAGAAGGAGCAGAGCCCAGAACGGCACCTGCCTGAGGAAGGGGAACGGGGTAATAAGCCATGGAGAGTGGATGACTCAGAGGGTTCTTGGATCCCAGATGGGGAGAAAGAGCATGGGCAAGCAAGCCTGCCAGAGGGGCCACAAGGGCTCTatccagagaagccaccgcaggaCGTCACTGTCCCCGCTGGAGAGCCAGAGGACCTCTCTGCTCATCCGAGGCACGAGGCTGATGAGAAGCCCTTTATATGTGCCCAGTGTGGCAAAACCTTCAATAATACCTCCAACCTGAGAACACACCAGCGGATCCACACAGGCGAGAAACCCTACAAGTGTTCTGAGTGTGGCAAGAGCTTCTCGAGAAGCTCCAACCGCATCCGGCACGAGCGCATCCACCTGGAGGAGAAGCACTATAAGTGCCCCAACTGCGAGGAGAGCTTCCGGCGGCACTCGGACCTCACCACGCACCAGCAGGACCACCTGGGCAGGTGGCCCTTCCGCTGCGACATCTGCGGCAAGAGCTTCAGCCAGAGCTCGGCGCTGGCCGCGCACTACCGGACCCACCTGGAGCCGGCGCCCTACATCTGCTGTGAGTGCGGGAAGAGCTTCAGCAACAGCTCCAGCTTCGGCGTGCACCACCGCACCCACACAGGCGAGCGGCCCTATGAGTGTGCCGAGTGCGGGCGGACCTTCAGCGACATCTCCAACTTCGGGGCGCACCAGAGGACCCACAGGGGCGAGAAGCCCTACCGGTGCACGCTGTGCGGGAAGCACTTCTCCCGCAGCTCCAATCTCATCCGCCACCAGAGAACTCACCAGGGAGAGCAGGCTGGGAAAGATTCCAGCTGA